From Aquamicrobium sp., one genomic window encodes:
- a CDS encoding dihydrodipicolinate synthase family protein yields MNLDIFFGCIPALMTPCKADRSPDFDALVRKGKELVAAGMSGVVYCGSMGDWPLLTDAQRMEGVERLVKVGVPVIVGTGAVNTASAAAHAAHAQKVGAKGLMVIPRLLSRGQSVAAQRNHFKAILSAAPQLPAVIYNSPYYGYETKADLFFALRADHKNLVGFKEFGGADALTYAAEHMTSQDDVLLMIGVDTTVVHGFVNCAAVGAITGIGNVLPKEILHLCALSRAAAKGDAEARLLAGELSEALNVLSSYDEGPDLVLYYKYLMVLKGDAEYELHFNADDALSPSQRGYAEAQLKLFDAWYAAWIARTGAVQKYAA; encoded by the coding sequence ATGAATCTCGACATTTTCTTCGGCTGCATCCCGGCGCTGATGACGCCGTGCAAGGCCGACCGCAGCCCCGATTTCGACGCGCTGGTGCGCAAGGGCAAGGAACTGGTCGCCGCCGGCATGTCGGGCGTCGTCTATTGCGGCTCGATGGGCGACTGGCCCCTCCTGACCGACGCGCAGCGCATGGAAGGCGTCGAGCGCCTGGTCAAGGTGGGCGTTCCGGTCATCGTCGGCACCGGCGCGGTCAACACCGCCTCGGCCGCCGCCCATGCCGCCCATGCCCAGAAGGTCGGCGCAAAGGGCCTGATGGTCATCCCGCGCCTCTTGTCGCGCGGCCAGTCGGTCGCCGCCCAGCGCAACCACTTCAAGGCCATCCTTTCGGCCGCACCCCAGCTTCCGGCCGTGATCTACAACAGCCCCTATTACGGCTACGAGACCAAGGCGGACCTGTTCTTCGCGCTGCGCGCCGACCACAAGAACCTCGTCGGCTTCAAGGAATTCGGCGGCGCCGACGCGCTGACCTACGCGGCCGAGCACATGACCAGCCAGGACGACGTGCTGCTGATGATCGGCGTCGACACCACCGTCGTCCACGGCTTCGTCAATTGCGCCGCGGTCGGCGCCATCACCGGCATCGGCAACGTGCTGCCGAAGGAAATCCTGCACCTGTGCGCCCTGTCGCGCGCGGCTGCCAAGGGCGACGCCGAGGCCCGCTTGCTCGCGGGCGAGCTCTCCGAGGCGCTGAACGTGCTGTCGTCCTACGACGAAGGCCCGGACCTCGTCCTCTACTACAAGTACCTGATGGTGCTGAAGGGCGACGCGGAATACGAGTTGCACTTCAACGCCGACGACGCGCTCTCGCCGAGCCAGCGCGGCTATGCCGAGGCCCAGCTCAAGCTGTTCGACGCCTGGTACGCGGCATGGATCGCCCGCACCGGCGCGGTGCAGAAATACGCCGCCTGA
- the catB gene encoding type B chloramphenicol O-acetyltransferase, whose protein sequence is MDNFFESPFRGITLDRQVTNSNIVVGRYSYYSGYYHGHGFDDCARFLVPDEGADRLIVGSFCSIGSGAAFIMAGNQGHRADWISTFPFYWMSEVEAFAEARNGFAPAGDTVIGNDVWIGSEAIVMPGVRIGDGAVIGTRALVTRDVEPYAIVGGNPARTIRKRFDDERVRLLIEMRWWDWPDEQLAAAMKVLTSGDVEALHRHWLEKVRPEGLSAS, encoded by the coding sequence ATGGACAATTTTTTCGAAAGCCCGTTCCGGGGCATCACGCTCGACCGTCAGGTCACCAACTCCAACATCGTCGTCGGCCGCTACAGCTACTATTCGGGCTATTATCACGGCCACGGCTTCGACGATTGCGCCCGCTTCCTCGTGCCGGACGAAGGCGCCGACAGGCTCATCGTCGGCAGCTTCTGTTCGATCGGCTCGGGCGCGGCGTTCATCATGGCCGGCAACCAGGGGCACCGCGCCGACTGGATCAGCACCTTCCCGTTCTACTGGATGTCCGAGGTCGAGGCGTTCGCCGAGGCGCGCAACGGCTTCGCGCCCGCGGGCGACACCGTGATCGGCAACGACGTCTGGATCGGCTCGGAAGCCATCGTCATGCCCGGCGTCAGGATCGGCGACGGTGCGGTGATCGGCACCCGGGCACTGGTGACGCGCGACGTCGAGCCCTACGCCATCGTCGGCGGCAACCCGGCCCGCACCATCCGCAAGCGGTTCGACGACGAGCGCGTGCGGCTGCTCATCGAGATGAGGTGGTGGGACTGGCCGGACGAGCAGCTCGCCGCCGCGATGAAGGTGCTGACCAGCGGCGACGTCGAGGCCCTGCACCGCCACTGGCTGGAGAAGGTCCGGCCGGAGGGGCTTTCCGCCAGCTAG
- a CDS encoding Ldh family oxidoreductase, translating into MTGTTTLTFEALTELIGEIFLKAGFSPLAAASLAATIAAGERDACKSHGVYRVEGCLRTVKAGKVVPDAVPEVEDDGASGIIRVDAMNGFSGPAFEAGAPLVAARAKKLGIAALVINRCTHFSALWPEVETLTGMGVAALAMCPSYATVAPAGGTRPLLGTNPIAFGWPRPGTTPYVFDFATSVAARGEIELYRRAGKAMPEGWAVDAAGQPTTDPAEALAGAMLPFGGHKGSAISTMIELLAGAMIGDLTSTEALDWLGTTTLAPHHGELILAFCPERFAAGRADPFAKAEALFEAVAGQGARLPSQRRFTARAKAAAEGITLTAEEMALMERLRDKGLDAVQTL; encoded by the coding sequence ATGACGGGCACGACCACATTGACCTTCGAGGCGCTGACGGAGCTGATCGGGGAGATTTTTCTCAAGGCGGGCTTTTCCCCGCTTGCCGCCGCCTCGCTGGCGGCGACGATCGCGGCCGGCGAGCGCGACGCCTGCAAGTCGCACGGCGTCTATCGCGTCGAGGGCTGCCTGCGCACGGTCAAGGCCGGCAAGGTGGTGCCGGATGCGGTGCCGGAGGTCGAGGACGACGGCGCGTCCGGCATCATCCGCGTCGACGCGATGAACGGCTTTTCCGGCCCGGCCTTCGAGGCGGGCGCGCCGCTGGTCGCGGCGCGGGCGAAGAAGCTCGGCATTGCTGCGCTGGTCATCAACCGCTGCACGCATTTCTCGGCCCTGTGGCCCGAGGTCGAGACGCTGACCGGCATGGGCGTTGCGGCGCTCGCCATGTGCCCGTCCTATGCGACGGTCGCGCCGGCCGGCGGCACCAGGCCGCTGCTCGGCACCAACCCCATTGCCTTCGGCTGGCCGCGCCCGGGCACGACCCCTTACGTGTTCGACTTCGCGACCAGCGTCGCGGCGCGCGGCGAGATCGAGCTCTATCGCCGCGCCGGCAAGGCGATGCCGGAGGGCTGGGCCGTCGATGCCGCCGGCCAGCCGACGACCGACCCGGCCGAGGCGCTGGCCGGCGCGATGCTGCCCTTCGGCGGCCACAAGGGCTCGGCGATCTCGACCATGATCGAGCTGCTGGCCGGCGCGATGATCGGCGACCTGACCAGCACCGAGGCGCTCGACTGGCTCGGCACGACGACGCTCGCGCCGCATCACGGCGAGCTGATCCTCGCCTTCTGCCCCGAGCGGTTCGCGGCCGGCCGGGCCGATCCCTTCGCCAAGGCGGAGGCGCTGTTCGAGGCGGTCGCCGGGCAGGGCGCGCGCCTGCCCTCGCAGCGCCGCTTCACCGCCCGCGCGAAGGCCGCGGCGGAGGGCATCACGCTCACCGCCGAGGAGATGGCGCTGATGGAGCGCCTGCGCGACAAGGGGCTGGACGCGGTGCAGACGCTGTAG
- a CDS encoding aldehyde dehydrogenase (NADP(+)), translating to MIFTPHGKHLIAGEWVAGSATFRSQPASGEAHDFSVGTAEHVAAAAEAAARAFPVYGNKSRAERAAFLEAIADEIEARAAAITQIGTEETGLPAARLEGERGRTTGQLRLFAAHILAGDYLDRRVDKALPERKPLPRPEIRLVQRPVGPVAVFGASNFPLAFSTAGGDTASALAAGCPVVVKGHPAHPGTGEIVAEAIRAAIEKTGMPAGTFSLIQSDGRAAGEALVRHPAIKAVGFTGSLAAGRALFDLCAARPEPIPFFGELGSVNPVFLLPQALAARADEIGKGWAGSLTMGCGQFCTNPGVIIVTDGEDADRFVAAAREALAAVGPQTMLTDGIADAFRRGKALFSGHDGVGAIHEADAQGRAAAPNIYETTATAFMADRALGHEVFGPLGVVVRVGKAEDMVALAESFEGQLTATLHLDEGDTALGRALMPVLERKAGRVLANGWPTGVEVCDAMVHGGPYPASTNFGATSVGTMAIRRFLRPVSYQNIPAALLPADCD from the coding sequence ATGATCTTCACGCCGCACGGCAAGCACCTTATCGCAGGCGAATGGGTCGCGGGTAGCGCAACCTTCCGTTCGCAGCCGGCCTCCGGCGAAGCGCACGACTTTTCCGTCGGCACGGCGGAGCATGTCGCGGCCGCGGCCGAGGCCGCAGCGCGGGCCTTCCCCGTCTACGGCAACAAGAGCCGCGCCGAGCGCGCCGCCTTCCTCGAGGCCATCGCCGACGAGATCGAGGCGCGGGCCGCGGCGATCACGCAGATCGGCACTGAGGAGACCGGCCTGCCGGCGGCGCGGCTGGAGGGTGAGCGCGGGCGCACCACCGGACAGCTTCGCCTGTTCGCCGCGCACATCCTGGCCGGCGATTATCTCGACCGGCGCGTCGACAAGGCGCTGCCGGAGCGCAAGCCGCTGCCGCGCCCGGAAATCCGGCTGGTCCAGCGTCCGGTCGGCCCGGTCGCGGTGTTCGGCGCCTCGAACTTCCCCCTCGCCTTCTCCACCGCCGGCGGCGATACCGCCTCGGCGCTGGCCGCCGGCTGCCCGGTCGTGGTCAAGGGCCATCCCGCCCATCCCGGCACCGGCGAGATCGTCGCCGAGGCGATCAGGGCGGCGATCGAAAAGACCGGCATGCCCGCCGGCACCTTCTCGCTGATCCAGAGCGACGGTCGCGCCGCCGGCGAGGCGCTGGTCAGGCACCCGGCGATCAAGGCGGTGGGCTTCACCGGCTCGCTCGCGGCGGGCCGGGCGCTGTTCGACCTGTGCGCTGCGCGGCCGGAGCCGATTCCGTTCTTCGGCGAGCTCGGCAGCGTCAACCCCGTCTTCCTGCTGCCGCAGGCGCTCGCCGCCCGCGCCGACGAGATCGGCAAGGGCTGGGCCGGCTCGCTGACCATGGGCTGCGGCCAGTTCTGCACCAATCCGGGCGTCATCATCGTCACCGACGGCGAGGACGCCGACCGCTTCGTCGCCGCGGCCAGGGAAGCGCTCGCCGCCGTCGGGCCGCAGACCATGCTGACGGACGGCATCGCCGACGCCTTCCGGCGCGGCAAGGCGTTGTTTTCCGGCCATGACGGCGTCGGGGCGATCCACGAGGCGGACGCGCAAGGCCGGGCCGCCGCGCCCAACATCTACGAGACGACCGCCACCGCCTTCATGGCCGACCGCGCGCTCGGCCACGAGGTGTTCGGGCCGCTCGGCGTCGTCGTCCGCGTCGGCAAAGCCGAGGACATGGTGGCGCTGGCAGAGAGCTTCGAGGGCCAGCTGACCGCGACGCTGCATCTCGACGAGGGCGACACCGCGCTCGGCCGGGCGCTGATGCCGGTTCTGGAGCGCAAGGCCGGCCGGGTGCTGGCCAATGGCTGGCCCACCGGCGTCGAGGTCTGCGACGCCATGGTGCATGGCGGCCCCTACCCCGCCTCGACCAATTTCGGCGCCACCTCGGTCGGCACCATGGCGATCCGCCGCTTCCTGCGCCCGGTCAGCTACCAGAACATCCCGGCCGCGCTGCTGCCGGCCGATTGCGATTGA
- a CDS encoding M20 aminoacylase family protein translates to MPILNRAAELHDEVTGWRRHLHAMPEILYEVHETAAFVAEKLREFGCDEVATGIGRTGVVGIIRGALGEGATVGLRADMDALPLTEATGKPWASKTAGKMHACGHDGHTAMLLGATKYLAETRQFAGSVAVIFQPAEEGGAGGKAMVDEGMMERFGISSVFGMHNMPGLPVGRFAIRPGPIMAATAEFSIAVEGKGGHAAMPHTTLDPVAAASQIVLALQTIVSRTVDPIDSAVVSVTKFHAGDAYNVIPQTAKLAGTVRTLRDEVAELVFSRMKAICDGIAAASGVGVDLVIDVNYPVTRNHPQEAEFAAGVAGAVAGAANVDPAVLPVMGGEDFSYMLNARPGAFIFAGNGETAGLHSPAYDFNDELIPYGISYWVRLAETALARRD, encoded by the coding sequence ATGCCGATCCTGAACCGCGCCGCCGAGCTTCACGATGAAGTGACCGGCTGGCGGCGTCACCTCCATGCCATGCCGGAGATCCTCTACGAGGTGCACGAGACGGCGGCCTTCGTCGCGGAGAAGCTGCGGGAATTCGGCTGCGACGAGGTGGCGACCGGCATCGGCCGCACCGGCGTCGTCGGCATCATCCGCGGCGCGCTGGGCGAGGGCGCGACGGTCGGCCTGCGTGCCGACATGGACGCGCTGCCGCTCACCGAGGCCACCGGCAAGCCCTGGGCCTCGAAGACGGCGGGGAAGATGCATGCCTGCGGCCATGACGGCCACACCGCGATGCTGCTCGGCGCGACGAAGTATCTTGCCGAGACGCGGCAGTTCGCCGGCTCCGTCGCCGTCATCTTCCAGCCGGCCGAGGAGGGCGGCGCCGGCGGCAAGGCGATGGTCGACGAGGGGATGATGGAGCGGTTCGGCATCTCCAGCGTCTTCGGCATGCACAACATGCCGGGCCTGCCGGTCGGCCGGTTCGCCATCCGGCCGGGGCCGATCATGGCGGCGACGGCCGAATTCAGCATCGCTGTCGAGGGCAAGGGCGGCCACGCGGCGATGCCGCACACCACGCTCGATCCGGTCGCGGCGGCGAGCCAGATCGTGCTGGCGCTGCAGACCATCGTCTCGCGCACCGTCGATCCCATCGATTCGGCCGTGGTCTCGGTGACGAAGTTTCACGCCGGCGACGCCTACAACGTCATCCCGCAGACGGCGAAGCTCGCCGGCACGGTGCGGACCCTGCGCGACGAGGTGGCCGAGCTCGTCTTTTCCCGCATGAAGGCGATCTGCGACGGCATCGCGGCGGCGAGCGGCGTCGGCGTCGATCTCGTCATCGACGTGAACTACCCCGTCACCCGCAACCACCCGCAGGAGGCGGAGTTCGCCGCCGGGGTCGCGGGCGCGGTGGCGGGCGCGGCCAATGTCGACCCGGCGGTGCTGCCGGTGATGGGCGGCGAGGATTTTTCCTACATGCTCAACGCGCGGCCGGGCGCCTTCATCTTCGCCGGCAACGGCGAGACGGCCGGGCTGCACAGCCCGGCCTACGACTTCAACGACGAACTGATCCCCTACGGCATCTCCTACTGGGTCAGGCTCGCCGAGACGGCGCTGGCGCGCCGGGATTAA
- a CDS encoding D-alanyl-D-alanine carboxypeptidase family protein, whose protein sequence is MTISARILPAAGLAFALAAAVPAGAGPAVLVDLGTGKVLEEEDAFAPWYPASLTKLMTTFVLFRAIKAGEITLQSPVRISERAAKEPPSKMGYKPGSVLTVDNAIKILMVKSANDVATAVAESLTGSRAEFAKRMNAEAARLGMSGSHFFNPHGWHADEQTVTARDLAILAMAMRNEFPEYRHYYSIEAIVSGKTLMENHNDLILRFQGADGMKTGYTCPSGFNLIATATRGGRSLLAVVLGESSVEARADKAANMLARGFGLPGDDAPYLGQLRPSGKEPASAVNLRPVICTSEHWKAVTEARGPEGKPVYTSPHLSKEPLREPQVIAVALGGATGPKPDVPEYADVPTPTPRPDYTPEAMAQGG, encoded by the coding sequence ATGACGATTTCCGCACGCATTCTCCCGGCAGCCGGACTGGCGTTCGCGCTGGCCGCGGCCGTGCCGGCCGGGGCAGGACCGGCCGTGCTGGTCGACCTCGGCACCGGCAAGGTGCTGGAAGAGGAGGACGCCTTCGCGCCCTGGTATCCGGCCTCGCTGACCAAGCTGATGACGACCTTCGTGCTGTTCCGCGCCATCAAGGCCGGCGAGATCACGCTTCAATCGCCGGTGCGCATCTCGGAGCGCGCGGCCAAGGAACCGCCGAGCAAGATGGGCTACAAGCCCGGCTCGGTGCTGACCGTCGACAACGCCATCAAGATCCTGATGGTCAAGTCCGCCAACGACGTCGCCACCGCCGTCGCCGAAAGCCTGACCGGCTCGCGCGCCGAGTTCGCCAAGCGCATGAACGCCGAGGCCGCCCGCCTCGGCATGAGCGGCAGCCACTTCTTCAACCCGCATGGCTGGCATGCCGACGAGCAGACGGTCACCGCGCGCGACCTCGCCATCCTGGCGATGGCGATGCGCAACGAGTTCCCCGAATACCGGCACTATTATTCCATCGAGGCGATCGTCTCCGGCAAGACGCTGATGGAGAACCACAACGACCTCATCCTGCGCTTCCAGGGCGCAGACGGCATGAAGACCGGCTACACCTGCCCCTCCGGCTTCAACCTGATCGCCACGGCGACGCGCGGCGGGCGCAGCCTGCTCGCGGTGGTGCTCGGCGAATCGTCGGTCGAGGCGCGCGCCGACAAGGCGGCCAACATGCTGGCGCGGGGCTTCGGCCTGCCGGGCGACGACGCGCCCTATCTCGGCCAGCTGCGGCCGAGCGGCAAGGAGCCGGCATCGGCCGTCAACCTGCGGCCCGTCATCTGCACGTCCGAGCACTGGAAGGCCGTGACCGAGGCGCGCGGGCCGGAAGGGAAGCCGGTCTACACCTCGCCGCATCTGTCGAAGGAGCCGCTGCGCGAGCCGCAGGTGATCGCCGTCGCGCTCGGCGGCGCCACCGGGCCGAAGCCGGACGTGCCGGAATATGCCGACGTGCCGACCCCGACGCCGCGCCCCGACTACACCCCCGAAGCCATGGCGCAGGGCGGCTGA
- a CDS encoding GTP-binding protein, translating to MEIDWPVAVSVVTGFLGAGKTTLLNQLLKDPALANTAVIINEFGEVSIDHLLVEKASDGVIELSDGCLCCTVRGELVDTLADLIERMQTGRIAPLERIVIETTGLADPVPVLQSVMAHPVLMQALRLDGVVCVVDAVNGAATLDAHEEAVRQVAVADRLVLTKTGLAAPGELPGLRERLRRLNPAAPIIDAEDRAPAATLVNCGLYAPETKTADVRRWLGETEHAHHHHIHGDHDHDDHHHHHHDHRIATVSLTYDRPMPFAAVEAFLDLLRATQGEKLLRMKGIIELAEDPERPLVIHGVQKLLHSPVQLPAWPAGARGTRIVLITCDMPDDYAARLFAAFMDEPAPDTPDRAALQDNPLAIAGFRG from the coding sequence ATGGAGATCGACTGGCCCGTCGCCGTCTCGGTCGTCACCGGCTTCCTCGGCGCCGGCAAGACGACGCTGCTCAACCAGCTCCTGAAGGACCCGGCGCTCGCCAACACCGCCGTCATCATCAACGAGTTCGGCGAGGTCTCCATCGACCACCTGCTGGTCGAGAAGGCGAGCGACGGCGTGATCGAGCTGTCGGACGGGTGCCTGTGCTGCACGGTGCGGGGCGAGTTGGTCGACACGCTGGCCGACCTGATAGAGCGGATGCAGACCGGCCGTATCGCGCCGCTCGAGCGCATCGTCATCGAAACGACCGGGCTGGCCGATCCCGTGCCGGTGCTGCAATCGGTGATGGCCCATCCGGTGCTGATGCAGGCGCTCCGGCTCGACGGCGTCGTCTGCGTCGTCGACGCCGTCAACGGCGCGGCGACGCTCGACGCCCACGAGGAAGCCGTGCGCCAGGTTGCGGTCGCCGACCGACTGGTCCTGACCAAGACCGGGCTTGCCGCGCCGGGCGAGCTCCCCGGCCTGCGCGAGCGGCTGCGCCGCCTCAACCCCGCCGCGCCGATCATCGACGCCGAGGACCGTGCGCCCGCCGCGACGCTGGTGAATTGCGGGCTGTACGCCCCCGAGACAAAGACGGCGGACGTGCGCCGCTGGCTGGGCGAGACGGAGCACGCCCACCATCACCACATCCATGGCGACCACGACCATGATGATCACCACCATCACCACCACGACCACCGCATCGCCACGGTTTCGCTGACCTATGACCGGCCGATGCCGTTTGCGGCGGTCGAGGCGTTCCTCGACCTGTTGCGCGCCACGCAGGGCGAGAAACTGCTGCGCATGAAAGGCATCATCGAGCTGGCCGAGGACCCGGAGCGGCCGCTGGTCATCCATGGCGTGCAGAAGCTTCTGCACTCTCCGGTGCAGCTTCCGGCATGGCCGGCCGGCGCGCGCGGGACCCGCATCGTGCTGATCACCTGCGACATGCCGGACGACTACGCCGCCCGGCTCTTCGCCGCCTTCATGGACGAGCCGGCCCCCGACACGCCCGACCGCGCCGCGCTTCAGGACAACCCGCTGGCGATCGCCGGGTTCAGGGGTTAG
- a CDS encoding sulfurtransferase TusA family protein yields the protein MSSEADVYDLKGLNCPLPVLRARKRLAGMRPGGLLWVETTDPLAVIDIPAFCTEDGHRLVSSEATAGGHRFLIERG from the coding sequence GTGAGTAGCGAGGCGGACGTCTACGATCTCAAGGGGCTCAACTGCCCGTTGCCGGTGCTGCGCGCTCGCAAGCGACTGGCCGGCATGCGGCCGGGCGGGCTTCTATGGGTCGAGACCACCGATCCGCTCGCCGTCATCGACATTCCCGCCTTCTGCACCGAGGACGGCCACAGGCTGGTTTCCAGCGAGGCGACGGCCGGCGGCCATCGCTTCCTGATCGAGCGCGGGTGA
- a CDS encoding L,D-transpeptidase family protein: MKTGLTKTGFARAGILAAAIGLAGVLAGCTEATLSDVSSAKANKQLPQELVQSMRAKGMTTTSPIMVRIFKEESKLEVWKQKDNGRYDLAASYDICKWSGRLGPKFTEGDRQAPEGFYMVRPHQMNPKSSYHLSFNIGFPNVYDRAHGRSGQHLMVHGACSSAGCYSMTDEQVEQIYAFARDAFRGGQTEFQIQAFPFRMTAANMARYKDDPNYEFWKMLKEGYDHFEITKVPPKVDVCEKRYVFNRMPEAGRTFQATAACPVTTQPASLEVAYRSYQSSYDSAFSAALAGQGKASTPSPSIAGIKEASLVADWSRRRARGEKVTREPPTLDRPQILAAERAAPAAAQPMPTTTASVPTPSPAAPEPQAQEAAQAAPEAAPQPSVRKRLLGMFGG, translated from the coding sequence ATGAAAACGGGTCTCACAAAAACGGGCTTCGCGCGCGCCGGCATCCTCGCCGCGGCAATCGGCCTCGCCGGCGTCCTTGCCGGATGCACCGAAGCAACCTTGAGCGACGTTTCGTCGGCCAAGGCGAACAAGCAGCTCCCGCAGGAGCTGGTGCAGTCGATGCGCGCCAAGGGCATGACCACGACCTCGCCGATCATGGTCCGCATCTTCAAGGAAGAGAGCAAGCTCGAGGTCTGGAAGCAGAAGGACAACGGCCGCTACGACCTCGCCGCCTCCTACGACATCTGCAAATGGTCGGGCAGGCTGGGGCCGAAATTCACCGAGGGCGACCGGCAGGCTCCCGAAGGCTTCTACATGGTGCGCCCGCACCAGATGAACCCGAAGTCGAGCTATCACCTGTCCTTCAACATCGGCTTCCCCAACGTCTACGACCGCGCCCATGGCCGCAGCGGCCAGCACCTGATGGTGCATGGCGCGTGCTCCTCGGCCGGCTGCTACTCGATGACCGACGAGCAGGTCGAGCAGATCTACGCCTTCGCCCGCGATGCCTTCAGGGGCGGGCAGACCGAGTTCCAGATCCAGGCCTTCCCCTTCCGCATGACCGCCGCCAACATGGCGCGCTACAAGGACGACCCGAACTACGAGTTCTGGAAGATGCTGAAGGAAGGCTACGACCACTTCGAGATCACCAAGGTGCCGCCGAAGGTGGACGTGTGCGAGAAGCGCTACGTCTTCAACCGCATGCCCGAGGCGGGCCGGACCTTCCAGGCAACCGCCGCCTGCCCGGTGACGACCCAGCCGGCCAGCCTCGAGGTCGCCTATCGCAGCTACCAGTCGAGCTATGACAGCGCGTTCTCCGCGGCGCTGGCCGGGCAGGGCAAGGCGTCGACGCCGTCGCCCTCCATCGCCGGCATCAAGGAGGCGAGCCTCGTCGCCGACTGGTCGCGCCGCCGTGCCCGCGGCGAGAAGGTGACTCGCGAGCCGCCGACGCTCGACCGGCCGCAGATCCTCGCCGCCGAGCGGGCAGCGCCCGCCGCCGCGCAGCCGATGCCGACGACGACCGCGAGCGTGCCGACGCCGTCGCCCGCCGCGCCGGAGCCGCAGGCGCAGGAAGCCGCGCAGGCGGCGCCCGAGGCCGCGCCGCAGCCCAGCGTGCGCAAGCGCCTCCTCGGCATGTTCGGCGGCTAG
- a CDS encoding acetyl-CoA carboxylase carboxyltransferase subunit alpha, whose product MFNYLDFEKPVADLEGKILELKKLPDSGEAVDVGDEIARLEKRSQEALRDIYRQLTPWQKVQVARHPDRPHCLDYVRALFTEFTPLAGDRAFAEDEALVAGFARFRGEPVAVLGLEKGNDTSTRLKHNFGSARPEGYRKAVRVMELADRFGIPVVSLVDTAGAYPGIGAEERGQAEAIARSTEACLGLKVPNISVVIGEGGSGGAIAIAVANRVYMLEHSIYSVISPEGAASILWRDTTRSKDAATSMKITAQDLLELRIIDAIIAEPLGGAHRGREAIIDATGEQIAKGFAELRQTPTDYREHRREKFLAMGRGL is encoded by the coding sequence ATGTTCAACTATCTCGATTTCGAAAAGCCGGTCGCAGACCTCGAAGGCAAGATCCTGGAGCTGAAGAAGCTCCCGGACAGTGGCGAGGCCGTCGATGTCGGCGACGAGATCGCCCGGCTGGAGAAGCGCTCGCAGGAGGCCCTGCGCGACATCTACCGCCAGTTGACGCCATGGCAGAAGGTGCAGGTGGCGCGCCATCCCGACCGGCCGCACTGCCTCGATTACGTGCGCGCGCTATTCACCGAGTTCACGCCGCTGGCCGGCGACCGCGCCTTCGCCGAGGACGAGGCGCTGGTGGCCGGCTTTGCCCGGTTCCGCGGCGAGCCGGTGGCGGTGCTCGGGCTCGAGAAGGGCAACGACACGAGCACGCGCCTCAAGCACAATTTCGGCAGCGCCCGGCCGGAGGGCTACCGCAAGGCGGTGCGGGTGATGGAACTCGCCGACCGCTTCGGCATTCCCGTCGTCAGCCTCGTCGACACGGCCGGCGCCTATCCCGGCATCGGCGCGGAGGAGCGCGGCCAGGCCGAGGCCATCGCCCGCTCGACCGAAGCCTGCCTCGGCTTGAAGGTGCCGAACATCTCCGTGGTCATCGGCGAGGGCGGCTCCGGCGGGGCCATCGCCATCGCCGTCGCCAACCGGGTCTACATGCTGGAGCACTCGATCTATTCGGTGATCTCGCCCGAGGGCGCGGCCTCGATCCTGTGGCGCGACACGACGCGCTCGAAGGACGCGGCGACCTCGATGAAGATCACGGCGCAGGACCTGCTCGAGCTCAGGATCATCGACGCGATCATCGCCGAGCCGCTCGGCGGCGCGCACCGGGGGCGGGAAGCCATCATCGACGCCACCGGCGAGCAGATCGCCAAGGGCTTCGCCGAGCTGCGCCAGACGCCGACGGATTATCGCGAGCACCGCCGCGAGAAATTCCTCGCCATGGGCCGGGGCCTTTAG